From Methanocella paludicola SANAE, a single genomic window includes:
- a CDS encoding CBS domain-containing protein, which translates to MQVKDVMTTGIACVDSRSSAADAAKKMKDQNVGTVLVVDENQVKGLVTDRAIVTKVVAEQQNPKDVPVGNVMTKQVVGCRESDDILEAVKTMGDMKVRRLPVVNDRDQLVGVVSLADIAQEMRPAMDSMFDEITKATK; encoded by the coding sequence ATGCAGGTAAAGGACGTAATGACGACGGGAATAGCGTGCGTGGACTCGAGATCGTCCGCCGCGGATGCGGCGAAGAAGATGAAGGACCAGAACGTCGGCACGGTGCTCGTCGTAGACGAGAACCAGGTGAAGGGGCTGGTGACGGACAGGGCCATCGTGACCAAAGTGGTCGCGGAGCAGCAGAACCCGAAGGACGTGCCCGTTGGGAATGTGATGACGAAGCAGGTGGTGGGATGCCGGGAGAGCGACGACATCCTCGAGGCCGTCAAGACCATGGGCGACATGAAGGTGCGGCGGCTGCCGGTCGTGAATGACCGCGACCAGCTCGTCGGCGTAGTTTCGCTGGCCGACATTGCCCAGGAAATGAGGCCCGCCATGGACTCGATGTTCGACGAGATCACCAAGGCGACGAAATAG